The DNA window CGAGAATCCGGACGCGTATTGGTTCATTGCCATGGAGCACTCAGTCGTAGTCCTGCCGTGGTACTCGCCTATCTCTGCAGCACGGGCTGCTCACTCATTCAATCGGCCGAAACACTGTCAAAGGCATTGCCGACACGCCCCAACTCGATATTCTTGACGCAACTCTTGGATCGTTTCCCGATCGATACGCAGGACGAGCCCGTGTCAACACTTTATGCCATTCTCAGCGCTCAAGGCTGACTGTTGCGAGGACGTGCTGCATAATCGGGTAGCCGGACGGGTTTCCCCGTCCGGCCCCCACACCACCGTACGTGCGGGTCCGCATACGGCGGTTCAACGAAGGAATTCAGTCCGGGCCGCGTGTAGCGTTTGAGAGACAGGTTCGCTGCTGGCGGCAGCGACCACTGCTTCCATTAGCAACTCACGGATCAGACTCAAGGCTGGCTGCTCGACCAGCGCCCGTGCGGTACGTCCCGGTCGGGACAATGAACCTGCGGTCTCTTCAGGCGAAGAGTGGTTCCCTCGCACCGAGCTGGTCGATGGCTCCTCCTTCTTCACTGTTTGGTCCTTCCCGTCTCGATTGGCGTTCGAGGATCGGTACTACGACCTCTGCTGACTCCTGCCTCGCCCGCGGGGGATTGCTCCGCGGCGGTCCAGCCTTTCAGGCAAGCCTTACTCGCTGGGGCGAACGACGGCTCGCAAGCCGCCTGGCAGGTCTCCCCGGATAAGAACGTGATCTTTCGCTGCACAAGCTCGCCCTTTACCTGAACGACCGT is part of the Lignipirellula cremea genome and encodes:
- a CDS encoding dual specificity protein phosphatase family protein, with product MWAVTTNLLIGTDGDARDRTSLIDNGVAHIVNCAVELESYFPKRFSYTRLDLKDPDENFHKIIDSTAGIIAKKRESGRVLVHCHGALSRSPAVVLAYLCSTGCSLIQSAETLSKALPTRPNSIFLTQLLDRFPIDTQDEPVSTLYAILSAQG